One Cucurbita pepo subsp. pepo cultivar mu-cu-16 chromosome LG09, ASM280686v2, whole genome shotgun sequence DNA window includes the following coding sequences:
- the LOC111802573 gene encoding oxygen-evolving enhancer protein 3-2, chloroplastic-like, which yields MASMAGLCGSSQAVLEGSLQISGSTRLSVAGSSSRISVPRSGLMIRAQQVPAEPETTRRSVLGLVAAGLASGSFVQAVLADAKPIKLGPPPPPSGGLPGTMNSDQPRDLDLPLKERFFLQPQSPELAVARAKESAKDIINVKGSIDKKAWPFVRDDLRLKAEYLRYDLKTIISAKPKEEKQALKDLTGKLFQDINNLDYAAKIKSSSEAEKYYAQTVSTLNDVLSKLG from the exons ATGGCGTCAATGGCAGGGCTATGTGGTTCCTCTCAAGCTGTGTTGGAAGGTAGCCTTCAAATCAGTGGCTCCACCCGCTTGAGTGTGGCTGGCAGCAGCAGCAGGATCTCTGTCCCCCGCTCTGGTTTGATGATCAGAGCCCAGCAAGTGCCTGCTGAGCCCGAGACCACCCGCAGGTCCGTCCTTGGCTTGGTGGCCGCCGGTCTCGCCTCCGGCTCTTTCGTTCAAGCCGTTCTCGCTGATGCTAAGCCCATCAAGCTCGGTCCCCCGCCCCCTCCCTCCGGTGGACTCC CTGGGACTATGAACTCGGACCAGCCACGAGACTTGGACCTGCCCTTAAAGGAGCGATTCTTCCTGCAACCACAAAGTCCAGAATTGGCTGTAGCCAGGGCGAAAGAATCAGCCAAGGATATCATCAATGTAAAAGGATCGATTGACAAGAAGGCGTGGCCGTTCGTTCGAGACGACCTTCGTCTCAAGGCGGAGTATCTCCGGTATGACCTCAAGACAATCATCTCTGCCAAGCCTAAGGAAGAGAAGCAAGCCCTTAAGGACCTCACAGGAAAGCTCTTCCAAGACATCAACAAT TTGGACTATGCAGCAAAGATTAAGAGCAGCTCAGAAGCAGAGAAGTATTATGCTCAGACAGTGTCGACCCTCAACGATGTCCTGTCCAAGCTCGGTTAG
- the LOC111802448 gene encoding kinesin-like protein KIN-14C, translated as MASRNQNRAPRSPAKKDIPDDVPFDKRRKIAAGRMLGPTAGARGRQPFVDVNNRQGVSANDACSTEDSECGTVEFTKEEVDALLSEKFKGKKFDTKGKIDQLTDHNKRLKLCIKWFQQVEESHLLEEERLRTSLESAEKKCSAIELEMKEREDELSSTVSELRNNVSSLEDKFAKEESDKLDAIECHKREKDARLAAENLQASLSSNLEKALQEKLAAEKRLASNEDLYKRAQEYNISLQQYNSKLQADLDSTSESLKRVGMEKMTVVENLSTFRGHNKTLQDQLKSLKASLEEAVKQKDTLTNDIKCLREELQQVRNDRERLTSQVHALNAEVEKHREFSGKSCIELDSLIVKTNALEETCSSQREQIRVLDHQLTAANEKLKMADLSAFQTRSEYEEQKRYTSDLQSRLADAELQITEGEKLRKKLHNTILELKGNIRVFCRVRPMLPDDGVGAETTVVSYPTSTEALGRGIDLSQSGQKYPFTFDKVFNHETSQQDVFVEISQLVQSALDGYKVCIFAYGQTGSGKTFTMMGRPEAPEQKGLIPRSLEQIFQASQSLQSQGWKYKMQVSMLEIYNETIRDLLSTHRSSSFDMTRTENGVLGKQYTIKHDANGNTHVSDLTIIDVCSIREISSLLQQAAHSRSVGRTQMNEQSSRSHFVFTLRISGVNESTEQQVQGVLNLIDLAGSERLSRSGATGDRLKETQAINKSLSCLSDVIFALAKKEDHVPFRNSKLTYLLQPCLGGDSKTLMFVNISPDPSSVNESLCSLRFAARVNACEIGIPRRQTTMRPVDSRLSYG; from the exons ATGGCATCTCGAAACCAGAATAGGGCTCCTCGTAGTCCAGCT AAGAAGGATATTCCAGATGATGTTCCCTTCGACAAACGGAGGAAGATTGCAGCTGGAAGAATGTTAGGGCCTACAGCAGGTGCCCGCGGAAGACAGCCGTTTGTAGATGTTAATAATAGGCAGGGGGTTTCTGCTAATGATGCGTGTAGCACCGAGGATTCTGAATGTGGCACCGTGGAGTTCACAAAAGAAGAGGTTGATGCGTTGTTAAGCGAGAAGTTTAAAGGGAAGAAATTTGACACGAAG GGAAAAATTGATCAACTGACTGATCATAATAAGAGGCTTAAGCTTTGCATCAAATGGTTCCAACAAGTCGAGGAAAGCCATCTTCTTGAGGAGGAAAGACTTCGAACTTCTCTGGAATCTGCTGAGAAAAAGTGCTCTGCTATAG AGttggaaatgaaagaaagagaggatgAATTATCTTCTACTGTTTCTGAGCTAAGGAATAATGTTTCATCATTGGAAGACAAATTTGCCAAAGAAGAATCCGATAAGTTG GATGCAATTGAGTGtcataaaagagagaaagatgcCCGACTTGCAGCAGAGAATTTGCAAGCTTCTCTTTCAAGCAACCTAGAGAAAGCTCTCCAAGAGAAATTAGCCGCTGAAAAGAGG CTTGCCTCTAATGAAGATTTGTACAAGAGGGCACAAGAGTATAATATTAGTCTTCAACAGTATAATAGTAAACTCCAAGCTGACCTTGATTCAACCAGTGAGTCACTCAAAAGAGTAGGAATGGAGAAAATGACAGTTGTTGAGAATCTTAGCACTTTCAGGGGTCACAACAAGACGCTGCAGGACCAATTAAAATCTTTGAAA GCATCATTAGAGGAGGCagtgaaacaaaaagataCATTGACAAATGACATCAAGTGTCTTCGGGAAGAGCTACAACAAGTGAGAAATGATCGTGAACGGCTAACAAGTCAGGTGCATGCCTTGAACGCTGAAGTGGAGAAACATAGAGAGTTCAGCGGCAAATCATGTATCGAGTTGGATAGCCTGATAGTCAAAACTAATGCCTTAGAG GAGACATGCTCTTCACAAAGGGAGCAAATACGCGTGCTTGATCATCAACTAACAGCtgcaaatgaaaaattaaaa ATGGCAGATTTATCTGCTTTCCAAACGAGGTCAGAATatgaagaacagaaaaggtATACCAGCGACCTACAAAGCCGCCTGGCAGATGCAGAGCTGCAAATTACAGAGGGAGAGAAGTTAAGGAAAAAACTTCACAACACAATACTG GAATTAAAAGGGAATATTCGTGTATTCTGCCGAGTGCGCCCCATGCTACCAGATGATGGTGTAGGAGCAGAAACCACGGTTGTCTCCTATCCAACATCAACAGAAGCTCTTGGCCGGGGTATCGATTTGTCACAAAGTG GGCAGAAATATCCCTTCACATTCGATAAGGTGTTTAATCATGAGACTTCTCAACAGGATGTTTTCGTAGAAATATCCCAGCTGGTGCAGAGTGCACTTGATGGCTATAAG GTTTGCATATTTGCTTATGGTCAGACAGGATCCGGTAAAACTTTTACAATGATGGGAAGGCCCGAAGCTCCAGAGCAGAAAGGGTTGATACCGCGTTCTCTTGAACAGATATTTCAAGCTAGTCAGTCCCTTCAATCTCAGGGTTGGAAATACAAAATGCAG GTTTCCATGTTAGAAATATACAACGAAACCATCCGTGATTTACTGTCTACACATCGGTCAAGTAGTTTTGACATGACAAGGACAGAAAACGGGGTTCTTGGTAAACAGTACACCATTAAACATGATGCAAATGGGAACACACACGTTTCAGATCTCACCATCATTGATGTCTGCAGTATTAGAGAGATCTCTTCACTCCTACAGCAGGCTGCCCACAGCAG GTCCGTAGGCAGGACTCAAATGAACGAGCAATCATCAAGAagtcattttgtatttacaCTTCGTATATCAGGCGTAAATGAG AGCACTGAACAACAAGTCCAGGGGGTGCTAAATCTCATTGACCTTGCTGGGAGTGAACGGCTTTCAAGAAGTGGGGCAACTGGGGATCGGTTGAAGGAAACACAG GCTATAAACAAAAGTTTGTCGTGTTTGAGCGATGTTATATTTGCCTTGGCTAAGAAGGAAGACCATGTTCCATTTAGGAACTCCAAGCTTACATATCTTCTCCAG CCATGCCTAGGCGGAGACTCAAAAACATTGATGTTTGTGAATATCTCCCCGGATCCATCATCTGTGAATGAGTCGCTTTGCTCCCTCCGGTTTGCAGCCAGAGTGAATGCGTGTGAAATCGGAATCCCTCGCCGGCAAACAACCATGCGACCGGTAGATTCCCGGTTGAGTTATGGCTAA
- the LOC111802601 gene encoding thioredoxin-like protein CXXS1 isoform X2, which produces MEGQEQWRQIRVVKIESMESWNSFVTKAAQQGSLIVVHFTASWCMPSVAMNPFFEELAFNYPDALFLTVDVDEVKEVAAKMEIKAMPTFLLMKNGTQIGKLVGANPEEVRKMIDANVETIHVA; this is translated from the exons atggagGGGCAAGAGCAGTGGCGACAGATTAGGGTTGTGAAGATCGAATCCATGGAATCGTGGAATTCCTTTGTGACTAAAGCTGCTCAGCAAGGCTCTCTT ATTGTTGTGCACTTCACTGCTTCTTGGTGCATGCCTTCTGTTGCTATGAATCCATTCTTTGAAGAACTGGCTTTTAATTACCCAGATGCTCTGTTTCTCACTGTTGATGTTGATGAGGTTAAG GAAGTGGCTGCTAAAATGGAGATAAAGGCAATGCCAACATTCTTGCTGATGAAGAATGGTACTCAAATTGGGAAGCTCGTGGGTGCAAATCCAGAAGAGGTAAGGAAAATGATAGACGCAAATGTTGAGACCATACATGTTGCATAA
- the LOC111802570 gene encoding transcription factor bHLH115-like isoform X3 — MKSPEITDWVFDYALIEDFPVPGGDLPSLDLPVFTLSSRDFTASFRMSSGSGASLSKAHKEKVRRNRLNDRFLELNSILNHGTSPKIDKSVILGDAVRMILQLRDEAQKLKESNENFLEKINEMKAEKNELRDEKQRLKEAKDNLKQKMKTFITQPSFLPHPSAFSAPNHVVGAKFVPVIGYPGVSMWKLMPQGAIDTSQDHVLRPPVA; from the exons ATGAAGTCGCCTGAAATTACCGACTGGGTATTTGATTACGCTCTGATCGAGGACTTTCCGGTCCCCGGCGGTGACCTACCTTCACTGGATCTTCCTGTTTTCACTTTGTCCTCTCGCGATTTCACTGCCTCCTTCAG GATGAGCTCTGGATCAGGTGCATCTTTGTCCAAAGCACATAAAGAGAAAGTGCGGAGAAATAGACTAAATGACAG GTTTCTGGAGTTGAATTCCATCCTCAATCATGGAACGTCTCCCAAAATTGACAAGTCTGTTATTTTGGGTGATGCAGTTCGAATGATCTTGCAGCTAAGAGATGAAGCTCAGAAGCTGAAGGAGTCCAATGAGAATTTTCTGGAGAAGATCAATGAAATGAAG GCTGAAAAGAATGAACTACGAGACGAGAAACAGAGGctaaaagaagcaaaagacaaccttaaacagaaaatgaaaacctTCATTACTCAACCAAGTTTCCTGCCTCACCCTTCTGCATTTTCTGCTCCAAATCATGTTGTTGGGGCGAAGTTCGTACCTGTGATTGGATATCCAGGAGTATCCATGTGGAAGCTTATGCCTCAGGGCGCTATCGATACGTCGCAAGACCACGTTCTCCGACCACCAGTCGCCTGA
- the LOC111802570 gene encoding transcription factor ILR3-like isoform X1, whose translation MKSPEITDWVFDYALIEDFPVPGGDLPSLDLPVFTLSSRDFTASFSVLREDFDEAHGKLNDIKESGSRKRMSSGSGASLSKAHKEKVRRNRLNDRFLELNSILNHGTSPKIDKSVILGDAVRMILQLRDEAQKLKESNENFLEKINEMKAEKNELRDEKQRLKEAKDNLKQKMKTFITQPSFLPHPSAFSAPNHVVGAKFVPVIGYPGVSMWKLMPQGAIDTSQDHVLRPPVA comes from the exons ATGAAGTCGCCTGAAATTACCGACTGGGTATTTGATTACGCTCTGATCGAGGACTTTCCGGTCCCCGGCGGTGACCTACCTTCACTGGATCTTCCTGTTTTCACTTTGTCCTCTCGCGATTTCACTGCCTCCTTCAG TGTTTTAAGGGAAGACTTTGATGAGGCACATGGAAAGCTAAACGATATAAAAGAATCTGGGTCTAGGAAAAG GATGAGCTCTGGATCAGGTGCATCTTTGTCCAAAGCACATAAAGAGAAAGTGCGGAGAAATAGACTAAATGACAG GTTTCTGGAGTTGAATTCCATCCTCAATCATGGAACGTCTCCCAAAATTGACAAGTCTGTTATTTTGGGTGATGCAGTTCGAATGATCTTGCAGCTAAGAGATGAAGCTCAGAAGCTGAAGGAGTCCAATGAGAATTTTCTGGAGAAGATCAATGAAATGAAG GCTGAAAAGAATGAACTACGAGACGAGAAACAGAGGctaaaagaagcaaaagacaaccttaaacagaaaatgaaaacctTCATTACTCAACCAAGTTTCCTGCCTCACCCTTCTGCATTTTCTGCTCCAAATCATGTTGTTGGGGCGAAGTTCGTACCTGTGATTGGATATCCAGGAGTATCCATGTGGAAGCTTATGCCTCAGGGCGCTATCGATACGTCGCAAGACCACGTTCTCCGACCACCAGTCGCCTGA
- the LOC111802570 gene encoding transcription factor ILR3-like isoform X2 — protein MKSPEITDWVFDYALIEDFPVPGGDLPSLDLPVFTLSSRDFTASFREDFDEAHGKLNDIKESGSRKRMSSGSGASLSKAHKEKVRRNRLNDRFLELNSILNHGTSPKIDKSVILGDAVRMILQLRDEAQKLKESNENFLEKINEMKAEKNELRDEKQRLKEAKDNLKQKMKTFITQPSFLPHPSAFSAPNHVVGAKFVPVIGYPGVSMWKLMPQGAIDTSQDHVLRPPVA, from the exons ATGAAGTCGCCTGAAATTACCGACTGGGTATTTGATTACGCTCTGATCGAGGACTTTCCGGTCCCCGGCGGTGACCTACCTTCACTGGATCTTCCTGTTTTCACTTTGTCCTCTCGCGATTTCACTGCCTCCTTCAG GGAAGACTTTGATGAGGCACATGGAAAGCTAAACGATATAAAAGAATCTGGGTCTAGGAAAAG GATGAGCTCTGGATCAGGTGCATCTTTGTCCAAAGCACATAAAGAGAAAGTGCGGAGAAATAGACTAAATGACAG GTTTCTGGAGTTGAATTCCATCCTCAATCATGGAACGTCTCCCAAAATTGACAAGTCTGTTATTTTGGGTGATGCAGTTCGAATGATCTTGCAGCTAAGAGATGAAGCTCAGAAGCTGAAGGAGTCCAATGAGAATTTTCTGGAGAAGATCAATGAAATGAAG GCTGAAAAGAATGAACTACGAGACGAGAAACAGAGGctaaaagaagcaaaagacaaccttaaacagaaaatgaaaacctTCATTACTCAACCAAGTTTCCTGCCTCACCCTTCTGCATTTTCTGCTCCAAATCATGTTGTTGGGGCGAAGTTCGTACCTGTGATTGGATATCCAGGAGTATCCATGTGGAAGCTTATGCCTCAGGGCGCTATCGATACGTCGCAAGACCACGTTCTCCGACCACCAGTCGCCTGA
- the LOC111802570 gene encoding transcription factor ILR3-like isoform X4, whose amino-acid sequence MKSPEITDWVFDYALIEDFPVPGGDLPSLDLPVFTLSSRDFTASFRFLELNSILNHGTSPKIDKSVILGDAVRMILQLRDEAQKLKESNENFLEKINEMKAEKNELRDEKQRLKEAKDNLKQKMKTFITQPSFLPHPSAFSAPNHVVGAKFVPVIGYPGVSMWKLMPQGAIDTSQDHVLRPPVA is encoded by the exons ATGAAGTCGCCTGAAATTACCGACTGGGTATTTGATTACGCTCTGATCGAGGACTTTCCGGTCCCCGGCGGTGACCTACCTTCACTGGATCTTCCTGTTTTCACTTTGTCCTCTCGCGATTTCACTGCCTCCTTCAG GTTTCTGGAGTTGAATTCCATCCTCAATCATGGAACGTCTCCCAAAATTGACAAGTCTGTTATTTTGGGTGATGCAGTTCGAATGATCTTGCAGCTAAGAGATGAAGCTCAGAAGCTGAAGGAGTCCAATGAGAATTTTCTGGAGAAGATCAATGAAATGAAG GCTGAAAAGAATGAACTACGAGACGAGAAACAGAGGctaaaagaagcaaaagacaaccttaaacagaaaatgaaaacctTCATTACTCAACCAAGTTTCCTGCCTCACCCTTCTGCATTTTCTGCTCCAAATCATGTTGTTGGGGCGAAGTTCGTACCTGTGATTGGATATCCAGGAGTATCCATGTGGAAGCTTATGCCTCAGGGCGCTATCGATACGTCGCAAGACCACGTTCTCCGACCACCAGTCGCCTGA